The DNA segment TTGGTATTTGCTCGTATGGTAGGTGCTGACTGATCTAAAAGTAAGTAGGATTGGTTTCTTGGTGATTGTTGGAGTACTGAGCAGTTCTCCTCAAGTGTTGTTGTTGGCTGCTGTGAGTGTGGAGTTGAAGAGGCAAGTTTTGCTCAGTTTGATTTGCTCTCTTATTCACAAATTCATTTTCATTATCCCATAAGGTGCTATGCTGTGGCTCAGAAGATGTGCATTTTATTCCATTCAGGTTTGTTCTgatttggaaattaatttactttggTGCTGGTTTTACTAATCTGTAGGCTGTGAGCTGTTTGCAGTGGAGACTCCCTTGTTACATGTTTGCCTGTTAAAACACAAACTAATAACAATTCACTTACAATCACAGGTAGCATCAGAACTCAGCAAAGTGCAGGGTGTTGCAAAAGTTCTCGTGGCTCAGCATGATGTGTACAAGGGATTTCTAGCAGGTGAGAGTTCTTACCTATTGacaaaagaaatttatttgtgtatttttatttttgatcaAAAAATAGTTGTAAATTCTgagcaatatatttttattttcagaggaGCTGACTCCCTTGATTGTGGAAActcataaaaaatttaattacacCCATATTTGTGCCGGAGCATCTGCCTTTGGGAAGGTAAGTAGATCAAAGAGCATCAAAAAGTCTTGTAGAAGAGAGACAGACACTGCTGTATGTAAGAGTGTGAATCAAAGGCCTGAGAGAGATCAGCCATGGACAGTTTTGCATTTGCAAACTATTTTGCAGTAGTTTGCTGAAGAGGTCATTAGTTAGAGTTCATGGTTCATGTTTGAGTTCTTTTATGAGCTGATGTGAAAAAAATAGCGTAGAAGAAATATTCAGTGGTAACCATTCAGTCCTATGGGCACAAGGCAAAATGTACAATGAGGCAAGCAAGATTAAGTGATCTGAAAGCATGAAAATTGTaaggaaaagcacagcaaatTGAGATGAAAAATCTGTTATTTGCATGTTGAAATGAAAGTGTGCAGACCTATTGGAAGCAAACTTTTTTTGGAGTGGGATTTGCATCTGTGATATAAGTCATGTGCATTGAAATGTCTCTAAACATCTATAAATAACACAGATTATATCCCAGTCAAGAtggtttttaatgaaaatacacttttttaaaactttttttttaagactgtgTTTATAAGTACATGGAGAGGCTTAGAACTGAGAATCTGGGCAACATTGTGGTGTAGCtaaatgagagaaaaaggaaCTTCAGAAATCTTGCCGATGTGGGACGAGTAATGACACTGGCCTCCATCTGACTACTTTCACTTCAATCAATATCAATCCATATGCTTGTATTTCTGTTAAGAGAAATCTTTATGGATCTTAAGCCttaggttttttaatttttttttttttttttttttaactgcagtgTCATGTAGGAGTTAATGGTTTTTGCTTTAAAGCTTACACTGCCATTTTGGAGTGCTTTGTGTGAGTAAAGATTTCAGAACTGGGCCCTTTTTTCTCGTACCAGATTAAGAGGcagacaaaaagcaaacaatcaTCATATAGttgatttcttcatttttgctgctctttttaTCATTCTTCCTGCTCCTAAAGGTGCTAAGTAATTTTCTAGAGTAAAATTTGGAGCAagagaatatatattttagtatatttttttttcctttggcgGGAAGAATGCAGGGTTTTTTCCCTATCATTTATGGCATCTAACTTTCAAAagcacctttatttttttcccttgaagtGCCAAGAGCTCAGCAATCCATAACTGTCAATTTTCTGAGTAAATGGCATCTATATTCAGTTTTAGAATATTTGAAGCAAATAAGTCTCCTAATTTAAGATATTGAATTAAGGGTTTACTTACAGTAAGTCTCATAAAATGTCTAATATTATTACAGTAATGGGGTTTTATTTGGCTGCTAAAGCTACATGAGTAGCCCTTCAAAAATCTTAGTTCTGTATGTCTTAGAGACAGCATTATATGAAGCTAAATTGGGTCAGCAGTGTTCTTTTACTGACCCTGTGCATTTTACTCAGCATTTACTTTGCTAACATTTCATCTCTGACTTCTAGAATCTTATTCCCAGAGTGGCTGGCAAACTCGATGTTGCCCCTGTTTCTGACATTATTGAAATTAAGTCCCCAAATACTTTTGTGAGAACTATCTATGCAGGTGGGTAATCACAAAAGCTGTGTGGTATTTGTCCAATGAAAAATGCAGTACTGTAGCTTTTCTGCATGATCCTATTGTTAAATCTTTGGAATATGACAGGAATTATCACTTTATAATCTCAATTCCTGTGattcatataaaataaatcataGAAAATGAAGCCTGGGGATGGACATGATGCTCCCTCTGTGAGAAAGCAAATAATTGCAAGGGCTTTGGTAATAGCGTGTCAAACCTAGGTCTGTCACCTTAAGGAATAGGATTTGGTCACATCCTTTCTGTGCACTGTATTTGTTAATGCTCTTCTGATCAGATTTTGGAAAGAGTGAGACATCAGGTTAATTGTCCAGCTTTATTTAATAGTACTAGCATTAGTTTTGATTTAAGCTACCCacagggttatttttttctaattatgaAGACATTGaacaaattatttataatatttaattaacttaatttgtacttttttttcagtcttgtttCTGTAATGCCTGGCTGacactgtgttttattttagatataAGCTCATTAGCTTGTGTTTCTTAATTTTACTGTAAAGGTTGTACCACACGTACCAGCAGGGTATTGCATTTTGAGTTATGGTACCAGAATGTGGTTTTGTGCTGCACTTTTAGTTGCTTCCCAGTAATTCACAGTTTCAAGATGACTTTGTTTATGAATAGTATATTTAGAAAGATGttgcagcattttttcttttagcattccctgcagcctccagtgTGAAgtattgtattatattataGAGAGAACCATAGTCCCACAGATACTTGGGGGAGGCCTCATTGTCTTCAGTTCTGATTAATTCATGCAACAGGATGAAAGATCTACTTTGAATTATAGACATTCTTTATGTGTAAGAATGGCATTTTCAAAGTTGTTTTCTTTATCCcttctgaaatttaaaagcCCATTCATAAGAGATAATTTGAATGCTTTGTATCCtttaaaaatagagaatttGTATTCATACTTTAGAAACGTGGGGCTAAAATGTAAATGAAagtatttgtaatttctgtttatttagtGCTAAGTTTTAGTCATCTAAAACTGCAATTTTGGGAGGTACCTTGATGGATGTTGCATGTTCTAGTACAATTGCTAAAAAGGTTTTggtattaattttatttgtttgttttttggtttttttttaagcacagtATGTCTGATAATCTTTAAATTTTCGATGTGACTTTTTTTAGGAAACATTATTTGCACTGTGCAGTGTGATGAAGCAATCAAAGTGTTTACTGTACGGGGAACTTCGTTTGAGGCTGCACCAGTGAGTGGTGGTAGTGCCAGTGTAGAAAAGTGTGAGTATTTGTTCTGGAATGCTGTTGTTTTATTCAATAGAGCTAGTTTTGCTCACTGCATGGTGATGTTTTCTGGGAGTATTTGTTAAGGCAAACTGATTGTAATAATGTTATAAATGTTAGCTTTATACCTTTAATTACAGGTGCTTGCACTTTTTAGTGGTGACTGGGAAGAGAAGATACGGATTATCTGCACAGttacttccttttctttggcCAGAAATGGACATTATCTGTGCTGAAATCCGTGCTTGTTCTACTCACTGCCTAAACTTCTGCCACTGCAGTCTTGAAACTTTAAGGACAGACAAGTTCCAGCTGTTTGAATAACCAGATTGGTTTTCAAAACAAGACTGAGCAAAAATAGAAGTGTTTGACATTACTCAGTTTTGGTTTAATCATATTGCAATTGAGATAGGTCGTTACATCATCAAGCTATATTTGTGgcagtttaaattaatttgaggACACCCAGTTGTTGTTTTAGATGAGTTTTAACTGTATCAGTTTAATTTACAATTTAATGAAGCCAGTGTAGCTCTGGTAATTGAGAAATCCAGTCACAGAATGGAGGTTGAAAGGGATCTCTAGAGATCACCTAGTCCAGCCCCAtggagcaggttgctcaggatTGTGTCCAGTGAGGCTTTGAGAGTGTCTTCACAGGTGGAGATGGAACAGGTTAGTTGTGAAGTAGTTGTGCAACTTTTGGTGAGCTCTGTTTTTCACTGTGGGCCTTTTGTTTGTGGTTTAGTCCCTCTGAGCCATCCTGTATTTCCTAACATCTGTGGATGGTAGAAGTCAGACATAACTGGAGTTAGTGTATTGCACTGTTGGTGCATTGCCTGATTCACTAGTCTGCTCACACCTTTTCTGCTGGGTTGGTACCAGTGTGTGACACTTGCACAGCACAATTCCCTCTAGTGCACTTTGTACTGTAGGTTCCCTAAACACAACTCCTGAGCGAGCCTCGGTACTCAGAGCAGGAGCGACTGCCGAGACTCAGCAAAAGCTTTTGGCAGAATTGGTCATAGAATGAACTTTGAATTCAGCTCAAGCTCAGATTTCAGCTTGAAAACACatgctttctgattttctcGTGGGTGCTTGGCTCATGTGGTGCAGTGACCCCTCCACCACCCGTCGGCATCTCGGAGTGGATCGAGCAGAAGCTGACGAAGAGCGACCGGCCAGAGCTCACCAGTGCTAAAGTGGTTGTGTCAGGGGGTGAGTGGGTCACTTAAAATCTCTCATGTTGCACTGAACTAGTGGTGCCTCTTGGTAAATCATATCTGTAGCACAATACTGAAATgtgatacattttaaaaaagaaattatgataTAACTCCatgggatatatatatatatatatatatagatatatagatatacatgATATATATTCCATGGGACCACTGGGGAAGCACCCAACATGGGTATTTTGTAAAGAGGTAAAGCATGAGTTTAGCATGTGCTGGGAGGCTTTGTAAGAACACTCTCATATTTGGTGAGCCTCTTCAAGATTTTAGCAATATGAAGTGGTTGTTAGATGGAAATTTATCATGCTTAAAATTACTGCTGATCAGTCAGTCAGTCTGAACATTATTATGGAATGGCCTTAATGATTTTTAAACCTGTATTGATTGTATTCTGTTCCTTAGGTATCAAGTGATggactgtgatttttttttttttttttttaaatgtgtgccTACAGCTAAAGTGATTTCTTACTAATCCCACTACAGTGTTTTGCTCCTGAAACCAGCAGAGGGAGCACAAATTAgttaaaaaatgctgtttccCTGGTTTTGGAGAATGACCTTGATGGTGCTGTGTGCAGGAAGTAAACAAGACAGAGTGGTGTTGGTTTATACATATGAAATATTAATGGCAAAGACAAAAGCTAAATCTCCAAATATTAAATACTGGTTAGTAATGTATCCAAAAATACCATATGCAAGTGTATCTTTGAGTCTTTGCAAATGCTAATACACAGAAAGTTTACATAGGCAGAAGAAAAGTCATGAAACACATGTTCTTCTTTTTTGATCTTGTTTTGTTCTTGATTTTTAAGGGAGGGGCTTGAAGAGTGGTGAAAACTTTAAGTTGTTGTATGACCTTGCGGATCAATTGCATGCTGCAGGTAAacttgttttcctcctttttttttaaactctgtttaTTATATTTGAGCAGGTCATATTAAAACTAGAATTCATCTTaagtcttttatttttatgtctttatcAAATGGTTAAAATGCTCTTAGTTTAGTAAGAGATGTAAGTTTTGTCAACCTGTGTAGGAAGCAAAATACTGACCTGTAATACTCCCTGTGCTTCTCAAATCTTCACAACAGAAGCCTGCAAACAAAAAGTGAAATTGTCTTAGCTTATTTTGAAGAGCTGAAACTTTCTGCATACATCCTTTTCTACTGCTTCTTTAGAGAATCCCACTCACATTGTCCTAGTTGGCCTAGTTTTTAAATTGATGTTTTTGCTAACTGAATGTCCATATGGCAATTTTGAGTTTACTTTGATACTTTTCTATGCCATGCCTGACTTCTGAGATTCACAGCAATACAAGATGGCACATATGTTTCATTCAGACTTGAAGGAACATTTTGGAAAGGCATTTATGGGAAAATCTTCTTTTGAcaaagcaacaagaaaaaaatcatggaaatatGCCAGATTAAAATCCTTGGCTTTAAATATATGGCCCTTTGCTGCTGGGAGTAGGGATTTCCTGTTGCTTATGAAGTGCATTAGCACTTAGTATTTGGAAGTTTTTAGCTAGTGGTATAGAGAGGGATTACCATAAGAGCTTTTAAGAGGGAGGTTTTTAAATACGTGCCCTTAGAGTGTGGGACTCTTCAGTAAAATACATGGGCTTTTATGGTGGTATAAATTTGgctcacaaatattttaaaagaaaacattgaaaatattttctttcaactaGTTGGAGCTTCCCGTGCAGCTGTTGATGCTGGCTTTGTTCCTAATGACATGCAAGTTGGACAGACAGGCAAAATAGTAGCACCAGTAAGTATGGAAATACCTCTCATCATCGAGTTGGGGTGGTTTCTAGAATGATTTTTCCTTCAGAGCAAGCACTTAGAGATGAGCTGAGTCTTAATTCTGGACCTAGCAGGAACAGCAGTGTGACTACTGTGGTACTGTCACTTGACAATGTGTTTATAAAATGACAGAGgcaagctgggaaaaaaatctctcctttgGGTCAGTGGGATGTGTTCTGGCATAGCTTAGTCAGGGGTTTGCATGCTGCAGTTTTTCATAACTGCCTGAAGCTCTTTTAGCTTCCTAGCAGCTGGCATTGATATGCTAAAAGATGTCATTACTGATATAAAATTATATCAATCCATGGCTTGATCTCTTGCAATTGtgtgttctgggtttttttcaggtgatgatttttaaaaaaacttttagTAACTGTTACTGGATTATTGCAGTACAGTCAAAGCAAAAGTTTTGTAAGAAATGAAAGTGCAAGAAATTTAAGAGAGGAGTAATCTACAGATTGGCTGCTGTAGAGTGGAATACCAAGAAGGATGTACTCTGAGTGGCTTAATATTGGGCAGTACCATGCTGCACATCTTTTTCTATTACTTCTGCATCTCAGTATCACAGGGAGCtgatttctgtgcctttttgtgtctgtgtgggGCTTCCTGTGGTGCAGAAGAGACTTCTTTCATTGTTCTTGATGACCTCAGGACACACAAGGAAGGCTGTAGGCAGATGAAGCACATTTGAGTGTCTGTAAATAGGAAAGTACAAATAAATGTAGCTCACCTCAGCTCTCCCCTGCTGAGATGTGATGGTCTGTCTGGGGTACACTGAGCTCCAGGGTGGAGTAAAGCTTTCACCTCTCAGTAAGCAGCTCTTTGTGTATGGCAACAGAACCCAGGAGCAGCTTTTTACTTGTTAATGGCTTCACGGGACCAGAAGGGAAGAGTGAGCTGAAACTTAGTAGAGAAACTCATCATATTTCAATCACTGCATTTACCAAATTGTAATCATTTAAATAATACTAAAAAGCAGTGTATGTTCAAAGCCTTGATAGGATCCTGAAATGTTTTGCCTTTGCTgcaaatttcagaaattctaACCATGACCATTATTTTTTCTAGCAATACATCCAGCAGGATGGAGTAATATTTGGATAAAGACAAGAACTTGTGATTCTGTTGTCAGCTCTGTCTGCTGGATTTTCTTGAACAAGATGTTTTGTGCTTCTGATTTCTTCTGTCCTGAGTTGTG comes from the Oenanthe melanoleuca isolate GR-GAL-2019-014 chromosome 10, OMel1.0, whole genome shotgun sequence genome and includes:
- the ETFA gene encoding electron transfer flavoprotein subunit alpha, mitochondrial translates to MLRAAAAQRLRRAASVLRRSQSTLVVAEHNNESLTPITLNAITAAKRLGGEVSCLVAGTSCDKVASELSKVQGVAKVLVAQHDVYKGFLAEELTPLIVETHKKFNYTHICAGASAFGKNLIPRVAGKLDVAPVSDIIEIKSPNTFVRTIYAGNIICTVQCDEAIKVFTVRGTSFEAAPVSGGSASVEKLTPPPPVGISEWIEQKLTKSDRPELTSAKVVVSGGRGLKSGENFKLLYDLADQLHAAVGASRAAVDAGFVPNDMQVGQTGKIVAPELYIAVGISGAIQHLAGMKDSKTIVAINKDPEAPIFQVADYGLVADLFQAVPEMTKLLKKK